The Gavia stellata isolate bGavSte3 chromosome 1, bGavSte3.hap2, whole genome shotgun sequence genome has a segment encoding these proteins:
- the LAMP1 gene encoding lysosome-associated membrane glycoprotein 1 isoform X1 — protein sequence MARARGLLAAAALLGFLQASSSFEVNDTSGKACIIADLTVAFSVEYKSNGQKEFAHFFLPQNATVEPQSSCGKGNTSHPVLVLGFGAGHSLSLNFSEYADKYQVEELVFHYNLSDATFFHNSTAGEVKRVSHKTIIRAYMGTKYRCINSKHVNMKNVNITFSNVTLEAYLTNGTFSMNKTECAEDMVSTTAVVPTTPKQTTSQVPTTSPAPTASPPNPAVGKYNVTGPNGTCVLAYMGLQLNISYLKKDEKMGLDLLNFRPHNTTSSGTCSNTSAFLNLTFEKTRVIFHFALNASTEKFFLQGVNVSTTLPSEAKVPNFEASNNSMSELRATVGNSYKCSAEENLQVTDKALVNVFNVQIQVFKIDGDKFGAVEECQLDENNMLIPIIVGAALAGLVLIVLIAYLIGRKRSHAGYQTI from the exons ATGGCTCGCGCGCGGGGGCTGCTCGCGGCGGCCGCCCTGCTCG GCTTTTTACAGGCTTCCTCTTCATTCGAGGTGAACGATACAAGTGGTAAGGCCTGCATAATCGCTGATCTGACAGTAGCCTTCTCAGTGGAATACAAAAGCAATGGGCAAAAAGAG TTTGcacacttttttcttccacaaaatgCTACAGTAGAGCCACAGAGCTCATGTGGTAAAGGTAACACATCTCATCCAGTTCTGGTATTGGGTTTTGGAGCAGGACATTCATTAAGCCTGAATTTCTCAGAATATGCAGACAAGTACCAAGTCGAAGAGCTAGTTTTCCACTACAATCTCTCAGATGCAACTTTTTTCCATAATTCAACTGCAG GAGAAGTGAAGAGAGTATCACATAAAACTATTATTCGGGCATATATGGGCACAAAATACAGATGCATCAACTCTAAGCACGTCAATATGAAGAACGTGAACATTACTTTTAGCAATGTTACTTTGGAAGCCTATCTCACAAATGGCACTTTCAGTATGAACA aGACGGAATGCGCTGAAGATATGGTCTCTACTACTGCTGTAGTGCCTACAACTCCTAAACAGACTACTAGCCAGGTTCCAACAACTAGCCCAGCACCAACTGCATCGCCCCCAAATCCTGCAGTTGGTAAATACAATGTGACTGGTCCAAACGGAACCTGTGTACTTGCCTACATGGGGTTACAGCTTAATATCAGCTATctaaaaaaagatgaaaag ATGGGATTGGATTTGCTGAATTTCAGACCGCATAATACAACTTCTTCTGGGACATGCAGCAATACGTCTGCCTTCTTGAATCTGACTTTTGAGAAAACAAGGGTTATCTTCCATTTTGCATTG aatgCAAGTACTGAAAAATTCTTCCTGCAAGGTGTGAATGTAAGCACGACTCTGCCTTCTGAAGCAAAAG TTCCAAATTTTGAAGCATCGAACAACAGCATGAGTGAGCTGAGAGCTACAGTAGGGAACTCCTACAAGTGCAGTGCAGAGGAGAATCTCCAGGTCACGGACAAAGCCCTTGTCAATGTATTTAATGTTCAGATCCAGGTTTTCAAGATTGATGGAGACAAATTTGGGGCAG tgGAAGAATGTCAACTGGATGAAAATAACATGCTGATCCCTATAATAGTTGGTGCAGCCCTTGCTGGTCTTGTTCTAATTGTCTTGATTGCTTACTTGATTGGCAGAAAGAGGAGCCATGCTGGATATCAAACAATTTAA
- the LAMP1 gene encoding lysosome-associated membrane glycoprotein 1 isoform X2, producing MLCFLQASSSFEVNDTSGKACIIADLTVAFSVEYKSNGQKEFAHFFLPQNATVEPQSSCGKGNTSHPVLVLGFGAGHSLSLNFSEYADKYQVEELVFHYNLSDATFFHNSTAGEVKRVSHKTIIRAYMGTKYRCINSKHVNMKNVNITFSNVTLEAYLTNGTFSMNKTECAEDMVSTTAVVPTTPKQTTSQVPTTSPAPTASPPNPAVGKYNVTGPNGTCVLAYMGLQLNISYLKKDEKMGLDLLNFRPHNTTSSGTCSNTSAFLNLTFEKTRVIFHFALNASTEKFFLQGVNVSTTLPSEAKVPNFEASNNSMSELRATVGNSYKCSAEENLQVTDKALVNVFNVQIQVFKIDGDKFGAVEECQLDENNMLIPIIVGAALAGLVLIVLIAYLIGRKRSHAGYQTI from the exons ATGCTAT GCTTTTTACAGGCTTCCTCTTCATTCGAGGTGAACGATACAAGTGGTAAGGCCTGCATAATCGCTGATCTGACAGTAGCCTTCTCAGTGGAATACAAAAGCAATGGGCAAAAAGAG TTTGcacacttttttcttccacaaaatgCTACAGTAGAGCCACAGAGCTCATGTGGTAAAGGTAACACATCTCATCCAGTTCTGGTATTGGGTTTTGGAGCAGGACATTCATTAAGCCTGAATTTCTCAGAATATGCAGACAAGTACCAAGTCGAAGAGCTAGTTTTCCACTACAATCTCTCAGATGCAACTTTTTTCCATAATTCAACTGCAG GAGAAGTGAAGAGAGTATCACATAAAACTATTATTCGGGCATATATGGGCACAAAATACAGATGCATCAACTCTAAGCACGTCAATATGAAGAACGTGAACATTACTTTTAGCAATGTTACTTTGGAAGCCTATCTCACAAATGGCACTTTCAGTATGAACA aGACGGAATGCGCTGAAGATATGGTCTCTACTACTGCTGTAGTGCCTACAACTCCTAAACAGACTACTAGCCAGGTTCCAACAACTAGCCCAGCACCAACTGCATCGCCCCCAAATCCTGCAGTTGGTAAATACAATGTGACTGGTCCAAACGGAACCTGTGTACTTGCCTACATGGGGTTACAGCTTAATATCAGCTATctaaaaaaagatgaaaag ATGGGATTGGATTTGCTGAATTTCAGACCGCATAATACAACTTCTTCTGGGACATGCAGCAATACGTCTGCCTTCTTGAATCTGACTTTTGAGAAAACAAGGGTTATCTTCCATTTTGCATTG aatgCAAGTACTGAAAAATTCTTCCTGCAAGGTGTGAATGTAAGCACGACTCTGCCTTCTGAAGCAAAAG TTCCAAATTTTGAAGCATCGAACAACAGCATGAGTGAGCTGAGAGCTACAGTAGGGAACTCCTACAAGTGCAGTGCAGAGGAGAATCTCCAGGTCACGGACAAAGCCCTTGTCAATGTATTTAATGTTCAGATCCAGGTTTTCAAGATTGATGGAGACAAATTTGGGGCAG tgGAAGAATGTCAACTGGATGAAAATAACATGCTGATCCCTATAATAGTTGGTGCAGCCCTTGCTGGTCTTGTTCTAATTGTCTTGATTGCTTACTTGATTGGCAGAAAGAGGAGCCATGCTGGATATCAAACAATTTAA